The nucleotide window ATGGTTTAATACGGATGATAAATTTTTTGTGGATGAAGACGGGTTTTTCTTTTATGTGGGGCGCTCCAATGACATGTTAAAGGTTGGCGGTATCTGGGTTTCTCCGGTTGAAGTTGAAGCCTGCCTCATTGGTCACCCATCCGTGCTTGAGTGTGCGGTTGTTCCCAGCAGGGATGAAGAAAATCTTGTGAAGCCCTGTGCTTATGTTGTTTTAAACAAGGGAATTTCAGCATCAGAAGAACTGGAAAAAGAGATAAAAGCCTATGTTAAAAATGAACTGGCTCACTATAAGTTTCCCCGCTGGATTCATTTTGTGGAAGATCTGCCCAAAACAGCCACAGGAAAGGTCAAACGGTTTGAATTGAAAAACCAGGAAGATCAGAAGGTCTTGAGCAATTAACTGCCATGGGCAGATCCGGTATTTCGTCCTGGTTTGCCCACAACAAAGATTGAAAGTCTCTGTATGAATTTTTGAAGATTTTCATATAAAAAAACAAATGACGAGTGTCATGTTTCTGAGGTTTAACAGCCCGGTTCCGTTTTTGAACCGGGCTTAATTTTTCTTTATTCTATTTTCATGGGTATAAATATTAAACCGGTTGTTTCTTGCAAACCCGACAATGGTCAATCCGGCTTTGTCAGCAAGTTTAACGGCGGACAGTGTAGGGGCTGCATTGGAAATGACAATGGGTATGCCGGTTTTAATGATTTTACCGATGATTTCAAGGGACATCCTGCAACTGACCGTTGCAATCTTGTCTGCCGTATCCATTGCTTTTAACAGAATATCTCCCGCCAGTTTGTCAAGAGCATTGTGCCGTCCAATGTCTTCGTAATAGGATAAGAGTTTGGATGCATTGCACACAGCTGCACTGTGAACCGCACCTGTTTTATGGAACAGTTCGGATTGATCCCAGTGCTGTTGAATCAAGTACAATACCTGGTCATAAGTTATAAACAGGGCTTTTTCCCGGCTTCCGGACAAAATATTTGTCTGGCCCTGCAATAGTGTTCCGCCTGATGACCCTTTGATTGATTGTCCTTTTTTAAATTCATCCAGCCGTTGCATGGCCCGGTCATTTAATGTGATATGGCATTGTTTTTTTTCTTTAAAAAAATTTAGTTTAATTATGTCGGTTTTGTCATGAACAATGCCTTGAGTAAACAGGAATCCTGCCGCAAGAGCCCGTGTATGGGTCATGGAAAATACCATTTTAAATGTTTTGTCTTTGTTGATCACTATCTCAAGAATGTCTTCGTCAATGATGCTGTCTTTCATCAAGATGGCTTTGTTGTCTTTTATTCTGGTGATATTAATCTTTTTAAGAATATGGTTGCTTTCCATGAGGTTCTCCATTGCCAAAGTTTTGTGAATTGATACCGGTATGGCATATTATTGCAGATTATGACTTGAACCACCAGCGTTCAGTATTTCTAAAGCCATCCATTGGCATATTCCCGGCAATGGGGCCATGGGCAAGTTTGTCTGAACTTGCTTCCACCATCTGGTTGTACATGGGGACAATAGTTCCGCCGTCATTCCTGCAGATTTCCTGCATTTCCAGATACATTTGTCTGCGTTTACCTGTGTCCAGCTCTGCTCTTGCATCAATCAGAAGGTTGTTAAACCTTTTGTTTTTCCAGTGGGTATCGTTCCATGGGGCTCCTGACGCATAGGCAAGCGAGAACATCATATCTTCCGTGGGGCGACCGGTCCAGTAACACATGCACCACTCTTTTTTTGTCCATACATTGCTCCAGTATCCGTCGTCTGGCTCTCGCACAACATTGATGGTGAGACCTGCCTTTTTGGCCTGTTCCTTGATAAGGATGGCGGCATCAACTGCACCGGCAAATGCGGCGTCTGCAGCATGCAGATTGAAAACATGGTCAAGCATGCCTGCTTTTTTCATATAGAATTTTGCCTTGTCCGGATCATATTTTCTTTGTTCCAGGTTTTTGGCAAAATATTGATTGACAGGTGCGATGGGATGGTCATTGCCGAGTTCTCCATAACCCCGCAGGACTTGTTTTAATAATTCTTCACGGTTAACGGCAAGTTTTAATGCCATGCGGACATTGTTGTCACTGTATGGGGTTTGATCCACGATCATGGGAATGGAGTAGTGTGCCGTTCCGGTGGTTGCCGTCACATTAATGCCGGGCATTCGTTTCATCAAGCTTGCTGTTTTTAGTTCAACACGGTCCATATAGTGGATTTGCCCTGTTTTTAAGGCATTTGTCCTGGCATTAGTATCAACGATGGACAAAGTTTCTATTTCATCAAAAAAGGCTCTTCCCTCTTTCCAGTAATTGGGATTGCGTGTTGCAAAAGCCTTGACACCAGGCTCCCATTTTTCCAGAATATATCCTCCCGTACCAATGCCTTTTTCCCATTCCCGTCCTTTGGTTCCCGCCGGGCAGATTGTCAAATGATGGTCTCCCAGGATAAACGGAAAATCCGCACTGCCCCCGGAAAGCTCAAAAATAACTTCATACTTTCCATCCGCTTTGATATTTTCAACACTCTTTAAATAGGGTTTAACAACAGATTTTGATTTTTCGCCCCTATGGTGGTTGATGGTAAAAATAACATCTTCTGCCGTCATGGTTTTGCCGTTATGAAACTCAACGCCTTTGCGCAGTTTGAAACGCCACACTTTTGCATCAGGGGAGGAATCCCAGGACTCTGCCAGTTCCGGGATGGGTTTGAAATTATGGTCAATTTCCACCAGGCTGTTTCTGATCTGCCAGTTGATGCTATAGTTCATATTGGACGTCAGTGTCCCGGGATCCATGGAGTCCGTGGTGGACCCGCCAGTGCATCCCATGATAAACCGTCCACCCCTTTTGGGTTCGGACGCCCAAGCTGTACCCGGAAGCATTGCAGGGGAAACCGCCGCTGCAAGCCCAAGTGCGGACATGCCGGTAAGGAACTGCCTGCGGCTGATTTTGTTCTGGTTAAACATCTGTGTTAAAGATGATAGGTCCGTCATATTCTTTCCTCCGATTTAAGTGATTGATATTAAATGATTGGATCAGATGAAACTTGAGGCACGCTCTTCTAAAAGGTTGTCCAGCCAGTCCGGGTCCATTTCAGGAACGGATGCCAACAGCTTGTCAGTGTATTCATGATGGGGTGGAGACAAGACTTGTTTTTTTTCGCCTTGTTCGATGATTTTCCCTTTTAGCATAATCACAATTTTATCTGCAATGGCCTTTACCGTGGCAAGGTCATGGGTGATAAACAGGTAGGACATGTTTGTTTTATTTTGCAGGTCCTGCAAAAGGTTGAGGATGCCTTCGGCCACCAGTTGATCCAGGGCTGAGGTGATTTCGTCGCAGATGATCAGGTCCGGTTCGGCTGCCAGGGCCCTGGCAATACAGATCCGCTGTTTTTCTCCGCCTGAAAGTTCCGTGGTCAAACGGTCTATATAAATGTCCGGATCAAGTTCGATTTTGCTTAGCAACTCTTTGATCCGGTCTTCAGCCGCTTTACCCTTGAGGCCAAAGTAAAATTTAAGGGGCCTGCCAATAACCTTTCTGACGGTCTGTCGCGGGTTTAAGGCCGTATCCGGCATTTGATAGATCATCTGCATTTTTCTCAAGTCTTCTTTTTTTCTGTTTTTCAATTCACGAGGAAGCTTTTTTTCAAAAAACGTTATACTGCCCTGAATGGCGGGAAGAAGGCCTGTGATAACTTTTGCCAAAGTGCTTTTGCCGCTGCCGGATTCTCCGACCAGGGCAACGGTTCTGCCTTTTCTTACGGTCAGGTCAATGTTTTCAAGTACATTTTTCTGGCCTGTGTAGGTTGCAGCCACATTCTTGATGTCCAGAATCACAGCCATTTTATCCGTAATGATTTTTTCTTCTCTCAGGCTTCTGACATTTAACAGTTCCCTGGTGTAGTTCTTGTTGGGTTGTTTAATCAATTGTCGGGTTTCACCCTCTTCAACCAGCCGACCGTTCCTCAACACCATTATCCGGTGAGCCACCTGGGCCACGACAGCCAGATCATGGGTGATATACAAAGCCGCTTTGTTCATTTTTTCCGTGATCTCCTTGACAGCAGCCAATACTTCGATCTGGGTGGTGACATCCAGGGCGGTTGTGGGTTCGTCAAACACAATGATGTTTGGCTTGCAGGCCATGGCCATGGCCACCATGGCTCTCTGGAGCTGGCCTCCTGAAAGTTCGTGGGGATACCGGTATCCGATTTTTTCAGGTGTGGGCAAGAACAGCCGCCGATAAATTTCAACAGCTTCTTTTTCAGCTTTTTCACAACTCATTATTCCATGGTGAACAGGTGCTTCTACATATTGTTTTATGATACGGTGTGACGGGTTAAAGGAGGCTGCAGCACTCTGTGCCACATAGGCAATCTTGGATGATTTAATCAGTCGCAAATCTTCCTCGGATGCATCAAATAATTCGATCCCTTCAAGATTAATAGATCCTGATGCCAGTCTGCATCCCGGGCGTGTATACCCCATGGCAGCAAGCCCTATAGTGGATTTGCCGGCACCGGATTCCCCGATAAGTCCAAGCACTTCTCCTCTTTTCAATTCAAGGCTGATGTCTTTGACAATGGGTTGCCATTGGTTTTCGTAAAAGCCTTCAATGTATAGATTCTTTATCTCTAACAGATTGTTCATGGGTGTTTCCTTTCTAATCGTGCAGCCCGCTGGATAAATGTAAAAACCAGTCAACAATTAAATTGACGCCCACTGTTAACAAAGCAATTGCCCCGGCCGGGATTAAGGGTACAAAAATGCCAAATGTAATAGCCCCGGCGTTTTCTCTGACCATTCCTCCCCAGTCTGCCAGGGGCGGCTGCAGGCCCAGTCCAAGAAAACTTAAACAGGCAATAAAGAGAAATATAAAACAAAACCGCAGGCCGAATTCCGCAATCAGCGGCGGCATGGCATTGGGCAGGATTTCATGTCGTATGATCCACCAGAGACCCTCTCCTCTCAAGCGGGCGGCTTCTACAAATTCCATTACTTCAATGTCCATGGCCACAGCCCTGGATAATCGATACACTCGCGTGGAGTCCAGGATGGCGATGGTAAAAATCAAGGTGGGGATGGATGATCCCAGCACAGATAAAATCATCAAGGCAAAAATAAGGGTTGGAAATGCCATGACAATGTCAACTGTCCGGCTTAATGCCTGGTCAGTCCACCCGCCTTTAACAGCGGCAATAAAGCCTGAAAACGAGCCAAGCAGAAATGACAGCATAGTGGTGATAAACGCAAGGGCAATGGTATTTCTTGCACCATAGATCATCCGTGTAAACAGATCCCTTCCAATATGGTCGGTGCCCAGATAAAATTTGCCGGAAAAAGTTTCCCACACATCTCCGACCACGCTGGTTTCCCCATAGGGTGCGATCAATGGTGCAAAAACAGCAACCAGGATATTCAAAATAACGATCCCCATACCGATCCGGGCGGAAATAGGGGACTGTCGTAATAAGTTTAACACAATGGAACTCCCTTTAAATACTGGATTGTCTCAGTTTTGGGTTGGAAAGCATGGACAGGATGTCTGCTGCAAGGTTTAGAAAAATATAGGCAATGGAAAAAATCAATCCTGATGCCTGGACTACGGGCAGATCCCGCTTGGCAACCGAATCAACCAAAAGCTGACCCAGTCCGGGATAGACAAACACGACTTCGACAATAACCACACCGACAATCAGGTAGGCCAGGTTGACGGCAATCACATTGATCACCGGGGACAGAGAATTGGGAAATGCGTGGTGTACAATGATTCTCAACCGTTTTATCCCTTTTATTCGGGCCATTTCAATATAGGCACTGGCCAGCACATTGATAATGGCTGCCCTTGTCTGTCGCATCATGTGTGCAGTTACCACACAGGTGAGTGTAAGGGACGGCAGCAAAATTGCATATATTTTGCTGGTAAATCCCATGTCTTGGTCAATCATTGCCAGGCTGGGAAAAATATTTAATTTTACCGACAGAATACTGATCAGTATATAGGCGATAAAAAATTCAGGAAAAGAGATAAATGAAAGTGTGGTGATCGAGATCAGCTTGTCAAAAAAAGTATTCCTGTAAAATGCCGCAAGCATGCCCAGAAAAATTGCCAGGGGAACTGCAATTACGGCAGTGGTTAAGGCCAAAAACAGTGTGTTGGCAAACCGCCACCCGATTAATTCGGAGACAGGTCTGCCATTGGCAAGGGATTTGCCAAAGTCCCCATGGATAAAATCTTTCAGCCATGCCCCATACCGAATATGGGGGGGTAAATCCAATTTGAGTTGAGTTCGAAACGCCGTTACCGTCTCTGGCGTGGCAGATTGTCCCAGGACGGTCTCGGCCACGTCACCGGGCAGCATTTCCACGCCGATAAAGATGATAACAGAGATGATAAATATGGTTGCCAGGCTTGCGCCAAGACGTTTGGAAATTAAAATTAAAACATTTTTCATAAATTAAAGTTGTCTTCCTTAACCGTTAATATCTATCAGAAAAATATATCGAACTCTAATTAATTTGTCAAACTGACACTTCTTGCTAATATTGACTTATCGATCTGTAAATATTGTTTTTGCAAGTTGAAAAGTATAGTATTCAATGTTTTAGGTGCTGTCTGAATATGCTATTTGAAATTTATCAGGATTTCATAATATATCCGGTTAAGTTATTCGCCGGCAGAAAAATTGATCCGTTAGGGTGTCATAAGTGTTTGCGCAAAGATACCGCCCAAAAGAAATTTTGGATAATATGTCGAAAATTAAAAGATCATCAAGAAGTTTTGATTTTGATTATTGAAATAATAATGGACTTTTAAATAAAATATATTGTATTGTGTTCGAAATATATATTTATGAATTTATATAAAAGTATAAAATATATATTTGATATATATTTGAAATATGTTTGAGATTATTTAATTAATTTAATTGGTTGATGTTTTTATTGTTTTTTTAAATTGTATGGTCTTTAGCGAGATGGGTCTTTTTAGATACATTGATATCTATGTAAAATCATGTTATTGTAGCCTTGTTTTTAAATTTTCATAAAGGTTCAGATTTTGTGAGTGGTTTTTCTTTGCGAAGCACACATGGATCTGATTTTTTTTTGACATAGAGAGAAAATGAAATGAAATATCAAAGCTATACACTAAAAAATTTACATCAAATCAAACTGCTGAATGATCTTCCTGATGAAATAGTTGACTCGATCAAGGTTGTTGGACAGGTATTACCTTTTAAAAGTAATAATTATGTTCTTGAAGAGTTAATAAACTGGAATAATTTTGAAAAAGATCCTTTGTTCACCCTTACATTTCCAAGAAAAGAAATGCTAAAGCCCAATGATTATAAAATCGTAAAGCAATGTTTGAACCAGAAAGAACTTGCCACAGCTGTTAGTTTGATTCGCGCCGGATTAAATCCTCATCCTGCTGAACAAATGGAAAAAAATGTCCCGATATTTAATGGAATACCTTTGAATGGCATTCAACATAAATATCGCGAAACAATGCTTGCATTTCCCTCTAAGGGGCAATTGTGCCATGCTTTTTGTTCTTTTTGTTTCAGGTGGCCGCAATTTTCCGGGATAAAAGAGAAAAAATTTGCTTTGAAAAATGCGGATTTAATGATTGGGTATCTAAAAGAGCATCCTGAAATAACAGATGTGCTTTTTACAGGTGGTGATCCCATGATAATGCATGCAAAAGCATTTGAGATTTTTATTGACGCAATAATTAAGTCCGGTATCAAAACAGTAAAAACGATACGCATTGGCTCCAAAACATTGTCTTTCTGGCCTTATCGCTATCTGACAGATTCCGATAGCGATGAACTTCTTGATTTGTTCAAAAAAGTTACGGATGCAGGGTTTCATTTGTCATTTATGGCCCATATTTGTCATGAAAACGAAATGTCTACGGATGCTTTTAAAGAAGCTGTGAAAGCTATCAGAGACACAGGAACAATTATAAGGACTCAGTCACCGGTTATGCAGCATATAAACGATAATTCCGAAAATTGGAGCAATATGTGGAGAAAACAGGTAAGTCTGGGTATGATTCCATATTATATGTTCGTTGCAAGGAATACAGGATCTCATCGTTACTTTTCAATACCAATCTTAAAAGCCTATGATATTTTCAGGAAAGCTTATATGAAAGTAAGTGGTGTTGCAAGAACAGTGCGAGGACCCATTATGTCTGCATCCCCAGGGAAAATTGGAATTGATGGAATTGTTGATACAGATAAAGGTAAGGTTATTTCATTAAGTTTTATCCAGGGAAGAAATCCTGAATGGGTCAAGCGCCCCTTTTTTGCAAAATACGATGAAAAAGCTGTATGGCTTGATGATTTAAAGCCTGCATTTGGAAAATCAAACTTTTTTTTTAATGAGCATGATGTTTTATTAAAAAACTAATACCCATGGCAGATTGACCTGCCACAACAAAAATTGAAACTCTTATTATGGCAGCATGTTGAGCTGAGTTTCATATGGAAAACAGTAATAGGATAAAATGCAAAACATAACAGAGTTTAAAAAAGAAATTAGTGATGTCGATACATTGCAGCTTTTCACAACAGATCTGAATGGTCGACCAGTGACGCTACAAGTGAACACTGAGAATATTGAATCATTGATTAGAACTGGGGTTGGTTTCGATGGAAGTTCAGTTCCAGGTTATGGAACTGTGGATGATAGCGATAAAATATTAATTCCTTTGCCTGAAACTTTTAAGAAAATTGAATTTTCAGAGGAAAACTTAGGTTTCTTGATAGGTGAAATAAGTGAAGGATATGGCAAAAGGTCTCCATTGGATCCCAGGGCACTTTTGGAAAGAGTTGTTAAACAGGCAGAAGATGAATTCGGCCTTTATTTTATGACCGCACCCGAGCATGAATTTTTTTTGCTGAACAATGATGAGTTTGGTAAAGATATACATACGGATAATGCCGGTTATTTCCATTCAGATCCGCGAGATAAGGGTGAACTTATACGAAAAGAGATCGTAACAGTATTGAAAAAGTGTGGTATTCAGTTTGAAAAAATGCATCATGAAGTCACTCCTTCTCAACATGAGATCAATCTGTCTTGTCTTGATCCCATCAAAACAGCAGATAGAACTATACTTTTTTCATATATCACCAAAAGAATTGCCAGTGAGAGAAATTTACATGCTACATTTATGCCAAAACCATTTAATGGGTTTAATCGAAACGCCCTCCATTTCCATATCTCTGCCCAGGATATTGACGGTAATCCAAAGTTTTATGATAAAAATGCAAACTATTTTTTGAGTAAAACTGCACATCAATTTATCGGTGGCATCTTAAAATATGCAAGAGAGACATCTATTATAATGGCTGCAACTTTTAATTCGTATAAAGCTTATGTTGTTGGAAAAGAGGCTCCTATTGTTCGCAGTTGGGGCATTAAAAACCGAAGCTCAATGATTAGGGTTCCATACGCTGCAGGCCCGGAGGATACAAGGGTTGAAATCCGTTCTCCAGATCCTTCAGGCAATATTTATCTTCAGCTTGCAACCCTTATAGGCATAGGTCTTCAAGGAATCAGAGAGAAACTTGATTGTGGTGATCCGGATATTGGCAGTACTTATAAAACAAATAATGCTTCCAGTCTATTAGACAGCAGTTTTTTACCCCGAAACATGTTTGAAGCTTTAATTGAAGCTGAAAAAAGTCAAATTTTAAAAAAGATTTTAGGGGATACTCTTTACACTCAGTACATGTCGTTAAAGATTAATGAGTGGGAAAATTATCGAACTTTTGTAACACCGCGTGAACATAAAATGAATTTGCATATATAAAAGTTTGGATGCACTTATTTGTAAGCATTAAGGCGGTTTATATTTCAATTGCATTTTAATCATGTGTTTGATATTTTTATCAATTAATCGGGCCTTGTTGATCTGTCTTTTCAGATAAGAATACAGCGCTGAAGTGGGGGAGTTGAAATATAAAGATTTTAATGGACTATGTTAAAGTGCCGGGAATTGTTTTTATAACCCTTATAATATTGGGTAACTGACCTTGAAATTTGACGGTATAAAAAAAGGGGACTGAAATGGGCAAGACAAATGATGAACGGTGCAGAAATCTTTTGATCGCTTTGCGGAAAATTAT belongs to Desulfobacula toluolica Tol2 and includes:
- the fdhD gene encoding formate dehydrogenase accessory sulfurtransferase FdhD, which codes for MESNHILKKINITRIKDNKAILMKDSIIDEDILEIVINKDKTFKMVFSMTHTRALAAGFLFTQGIVHDKTDIIKLNFFKEKKQCHITLNDRAMQRLDEFKKGQSIKGSSGGTLLQGQTNILSGSREKALFITYDQVLYLIQQHWDQSELFHKTGAVHSAAVCNASKLLSYYEDIGRHNALDKLAGDILLKAMDTADKIATVSCRMSLEIIGKIIKTGIPIVISNAAPTLSAVKLADKAGLTIVGFARNNRFNIYTHENRIKKN
- a CDS encoding ABC transporter substrate-binding protein, with the translated sequence MTDLSSLTQMFNQNKISRRQFLTGMSALGLAAAVSPAMLPGTAWASEPKRGGRFIMGCTGGSTTDSMDPGTLTSNMNYSINWQIRNSLVEIDHNFKPIPELAESWDSSPDAKVWRFKLRKGVEFHNGKTMTAEDVIFTINHHRGEKSKSVVKPYLKSVENIKADGKYEVIFELSGGSADFPFILGDHHLTICPAGTKGREWEKGIGTGGYILEKWEPGVKAFATRNPNYWKEGRAFFDEIETLSIVDTNARTNALKTGQIHYMDRVELKTASLMKRMPGINVTATTGTAHYSIPMIVDQTPYSDNNVRMALKLAVNREELLKQVLRGYGELGNDHPIAPVNQYFAKNLEQRKYDPDKAKFYMKKAGMLDHVFNLHAADAAFAGAVDAAILIKEQAKKAGLTINVVREPDDGYWSNVWTKKEWCMCYWTGRPTEDMMFSLAYASGAPWNDTHWKNKRFNNLLIDARAELDTGKRRQMYLEMQEICRNDGGTIVPMYNQMVEASSDKLAHGPIAGNMPMDGFRNTERWWFKS
- a CDS encoding ABC transporter ATP-binding protein, producing MNNLLEIKNLYIEGFYENQWQPIVKDISLELKRGEVLGLIGESGAGKSTIGLAAMGYTRPGCRLASGSINLEGIELFDASEEDLRLIKSSKIAYVAQSAAASFNPSHRIIKQYVEAPVHHGIMSCEKAEKEAVEIYRRLFLPTPEKIGYRYPHELSGGQLQRAMVAMAMACKPNIIVFDEPTTALDVTTQIEVLAAVKEITEKMNKAALYITHDLAVVAQVAHRIMVLRNGRLVEEGETRQLIKQPNKNYTRELLNVRSLREEKIITDKMAVILDIKNVAATYTGQKNVLENIDLTVRKGRTVALVGESGSGKSTLAKVITGLLPAIQGSITFFEKKLPRELKNRKKEDLRKMQMIYQMPDTALNPRQTVRKVIGRPLKFYFGLKGKAAEDRIKELLSKIELDPDIYIDRLTTELSGGEKQRICIARALAAEPDLIICDEITSALDQLVAEGILNLLQDLQNKTNMSYLFITHDLATVKAIADKIVIMLKGKIIEQGEKKQVLSPPHHEYTDKLLASVPEMDPDWLDNLLEERASSFI
- a CDS encoding ABC transporter permease gives rise to the protein MLNLLRQSPISARIGMGIVILNILVAVFAPLIAPYGETSVVGDVWETFSGKFYLGTDHIGRDLFTRMIYGARNTIALAFITTMLSFLLGSFSGFIAAVKGGWTDQALSRTVDIVMAFPTLIFALMILSVLGSSIPTLIFTIAILDSTRVYRLSRAVAMDIEVMEFVEAARLRGEGLWWIIRHEILPNAMPPLIAEFGLRFCFIFLFIACLSFLGLGLQPPLADWGGMVRENAGAITFGIFVPLIPAGAIALLTVGVNLIVDWFLHLSSGLHD
- a CDS encoding ABC transporter permease, which encodes MKNVLILISKRLGASLATIFIISVIIFIGVEMLPGDVAETVLGQSATPETVTAFRTQLKLDLPPHIRYGAWLKDFIHGDFGKSLANGRPVSELIGWRFANTLFLALTTAVIAVPLAIFLGMLAAFYRNTFFDKLISITTLSFISFPEFFIAYILISILSVKLNIFPSLAMIDQDMGFTSKIYAILLPSLTLTCVVTAHMMRQTRAAIINVLASAYIEMARIKGIKRLRIIVHHAFPNSLSPVINVIAVNLAYLIVGVVIVEVVFVYPGLGQLLVDSVAKRDLPVVQASGLIFSIAYIFLNLAADILSMLSNPKLRQSSI
- a CDS encoding KamA family radical SAM protein — its product is MKYQSYTLKNLHQIKLLNDLPDEIVDSIKVVGQVLPFKSNNYVLEELINWNNFEKDPLFTLTFPRKEMLKPNDYKIVKQCLNQKELATAVSLIRAGLNPHPAEQMEKNVPIFNGIPLNGIQHKYRETMLAFPSKGQLCHAFCSFCFRWPQFSGIKEKKFALKNADLMIGYLKEHPEITDVLFTGGDPMIMHAKAFEIFIDAIIKSGIKTVKTIRIGSKTLSFWPYRYLTDSDSDELLDLFKKVTDAGFHLSFMAHICHENEMSTDAFKEAVKAIRDTGTIIRTQSPVMQHINDNSENWSNMWRKQVSLGMIPYYMFVARNTGSHRYFSIPILKAYDIFRKAYMKVSGVARTVRGPIMSASPGKIGIDGIVDTDKGKVISLSFIQGRNPEWVKRPFFAKYDEKAVWLDDLKPAFGKSNFFFNEHDVLLKN
- a CDS encoding glutamine synthetase family protein — protein: MQNITEFKKEISDVDTLQLFTTDLNGRPVTLQVNTENIESLIRTGVGFDGSSVPGYGTVDDSDKILIPLPETFKKIEFSEENLGFLIGEISEGYGKRSPLDPRALLERVVKQAEDEFGLYFMTAPEHEFFLLNNDEFGKDIHTDNAGYFHSDPRDKGELIRKEIVTVLKKCGIQFEKMHHEVTPSQHEINLSCLDPIKTADRTILFSYITKRIASERNLHATFMPKPFNGFNRNALHFHISAQDIDGNPKFYDKNANYFLSKTAHQFIGGILKYARETSIIMAATFNSYKAYVVGKEAPIVRSWGIKNRSSMIRVPYAAGPEDTRVEIRSPDPSGNIYLQLATLIGIGLQGIREKLDCGDPDIGSTYKTNNASSLLDSSFLPRNMFEALIEAEKSQILKKILGDTLYTQYMSLKINEWENYRTFVTPREHKMNLHI